The following coding sequences are from one Clostridioides difficile ATCC 9689 = DSM 1296 window:
- a CDS encoding alpha/beta-type small acid-soluble spore protein gives MASNNNNNRTVVPGAKEALNQMKLEIANELGMSNYQQVDKGNLTARENGYVGGYMTKKLVEMAEQQMAGKSNR, from the coding sequence ATGGCAAGTAACAATAACAACAACAGAACAGTAGTACCAGGAGCAAAAGAGGCTTTAAACCAAATGAAATTAGAAATAGCTAATGAACTTGGTATGAGTAATTATCAACAAGTTGATAAAGGAAACCTTACTGCAAGAGAAAATGGTTATGTAGGTGGATACATGACTAAAAAATTAGTTGAAATGGCTGAACAACAAATGGCTGGAAAAAGCAACAGATAG
- a CDS encoding NAD(P)/FAD-dependent oxidoreductase yields MKKVVIIGGGPAGMIAASTACEKGYDVTLIEKNHKLGKKLAITGKGRCNITNACEIEELIENVPTNGKFLYSAFYTFTNDDVISMFNNLGVKTKTERGKRVFPESDKAFDIVNALERQLKSKKVNILLNSKVEKIISKNNKIEKVILNDKKEIKCDSVVVATGGLSYPLTGSTGDGYKFAISQGHTIIDTKPSLIGIEVQESFTKDLEKLSLRNVEIRVFNSKQKKVYSDFGELEFTRFGLDGPIIKSASCRMKDTRKENYTILLDLKPALDEEKLDKRVQKDFQKYTNKKFEKALDDLLPKKLIPIIINLSEINPNTVVHQISREQRKNLVHLLKNLKFTVKRYRPIEEAIITSGGVKVNEINSSTMESKLVEGLFFAGEVIDIDAYTGGFNLQIAFSTGYLAGFNC; encoded by the coding sequence TTGAAGAAGGTAGTAATAATAGGTGGTGGACCAGCAGGGATGATAGCCGCATCAACTGCATGTGAGAAAGGCTATGATGTAACATTAATTGAGAAAAATCATAAATTAGGAAAAAAACTTGCAATAACAGGAAAAGGTAGATGTAATATTACTAACGCTTGTGAAATAGAGGAATTAATAGAAAATGTACCTACAAATGGAAAATTTCTTTATAGTGCTTTTTATACTTTTACAAATGATGATGTAATAAGTATGTTTAATAATCTTGGAGTAAAGACTAAAACAGAAAGAGGAAAAAGGGTTTTTCCAGAGAGTGATAAAGCATTTGATATTGTAAATGCTCTTGAAAGACAACTTAAAAGTAAGAAAGTAAATATATTATTAAATTCGAAAGTAGAAAAAATAATATCTAAAAATAATAAAATTGAAAAAGTAATTTTAAACGATAAAAAAGAAATTAAGTGTGATTCAGTTGTAGTAGCAACTGGTGGATTAAGTTATCCACTTACTGGTTCTACTGGTGATGGATATAAATTTGCAATTTCACAGGGGCACACAATTATAGATACAAAACCATCTTTAATTGGTATAGAAGTACAAGAAAGTTTTACAAAAGATTTAGAAAAATTATCATTGAGAAATGTTGAAATAAGGGTGTTTAATAGCAAACAAAAGAAAGTTTATAGTGATTTTGGAGAACTTGAATTTACTAGATTTGGTTTAGATGGACCTATAATCAAGTCTGCAAGTTGTAGAATGAAAGATACAAGGAAAGAAAATTACACTATATTATTAGATTTAAAACCTGCATTAGATGAGGAAAAATTGGATAAAAGAGTTCAAAAAGATTTTCAGAAGTATACAAATAAAAAATTTGAAAAAGCATTAGATGATTTACTTCCAAAAAAACTAATACCTATAATAATAAACTTAAGTGAAATTAATCCAAATACGGTTGTTCACCAAATTTCTAGAGAGCAGAGAAAAAACTTAGTCCATTTATTAAAAAATTTAAAGTTTACAGTAAAGAGATACAGACCTATTGAAGAAGCTATAATAACTTCTGGTGGTGTAAAAGTAAACGAAATAAATTCAAGTACAATGGAATCAAAATTAGTAGAAGGTTTATTTTTTGCTGGAGAAGTAATAGATATAGATGCATATACAGGTGGATTCAATTTGCAAATAGCTTTTTCTACTGGATATTTGGCAGGTTTTAATTGCTAA
- a CDS encoding phosphatase PAP2 family protein, protein MDIQLNILLFFQNLRNPILNFIFLVFTISTEAPLLILITTIIYWCINKKCGQKILFAIIGNFVVNLGIKEFVKAPRPIGIKGLESLRVSTAGGYSFPSAHTQTATTFWVSIMTIFKKRYLHLIAAVMVLGVGLSRLYLAVHWPIDVIAGWILGIFFTVVFVKIFDYIDDNKNYILLVVLLIPFIIVAIFLNSPEYFEKFGIIVGFVFGYMVEDRFVKFNTDNNNKKINFSNKNKGSKNIIFSRICRFLVGIVTIGMLYIGIKLFISMLIVTLNMSDSTMSIIFMNFIKNTVVVFYGIAGAPALFKLLKLN, encoded by the coding sequence ATGGATATTCAGTTAAATATATTATTATTTTTCCAAAATTTAAGAAATCCAATTTTGAACTTTATATTTCTTGTCTTTACAATAAGCACAGAAGCACCGTTATTAATATTAATTACAACAATTATATACTGGTGTATAAATAAAAAATGTGGACAGAAAATACTGTTTGCTATAATTGGAAATTTTGTTGTAAATTTAGGCATCAAAGAGTTTGTAAAAGCTCCCAGACCAATAGGAATAAAAGGTCTTGAATCATTGAGAGTTTCTACTGCTGGTGGTTATTCTTTTCCAAGTGCTCATACTCAAACTGCAACAACATTTTGGGTTAGTATTATGACTATATTTAAAAAGAGATATCTTCATTTAATAGCTGCAGTTATGGTTTTAGGAGTAGGATTGTCTAGGCTGTATTTAGCTGTTCATTGGCCAATAGATGTGATAGCGGGTTGGATATTAGGAATATTTTTTACAGTTGTATTTGTAAAAATATTTGACTATATTGATGATAATAAAAATTATATTTTACTTGTAGTTTTACTTATACCATTTATAATAGTGGCTATATTTCTAAATAGCCCTGAATATTTTGAAAAATTTGGTATAATAGTAGGATTTGTATTTGGATATATGGTTGAGGATAGATTTGTTAAATTTAATACAGATAATAATAACAAAAAAATAAATTTTAGTAATAAAAATAAGGGGAGTAAAAATATAATTTTTTCAAGAATATGTAGGTTTTTGGTTGGGATAGTAACAATAGGAATGTTATATATTGGCATTAAGTTGTTTATTTCAATGTTAATAGTCACTTTAAATATGAGTGACTCTACTATGAGTATAATTTTTATGAATTTTATTAAGAATACAGTAGTTGTTTTTTATGGAATAGCAGGAGCTCCAGCATTATTTAAACTTTTAAAATTAAATTGA
- the hpt gene encoding hypoxanthine phosphoribosyltransferase: MYKVTGKMLTEEQIKEKVYELGKKIEEDFKGEDLLVVGILKGASVFVSDLIRCIDLDVNIDFMSVTSYGNSTESSGTVKILKDLDVDIEGKNVLIVEDIIDSGLTLSNLVAALKTRNPKSLKLCTLLDKPQRRKANIPVDYVGFVIEDKFIVGYGIDYAEKYRNLPYIGIVEDVE; encoded by the coding sequence ATGTACAAAGTTACAGGAAAAATGTTGACAGAAGAACAAATAAAAGAAAAAGTTTATGAATTAGGAAAAAAGATAGAAGAAGACTTTAAAGGCGAAGATTTACTAGTGGTAGGTATACTTAAAGGAGCTAGTGTATTTGTTTCAGATTTAATAAGATGTATAGATTTGGATGTAAATATAGATTTTATGAGTGTTACAAGTTATGGAAACTCAACAGAGTCTTCTGGAACAGTTAAAATATTAAAAGATTTAGATGTAGATATTGAAGGAAAGAATGTGTTGATTGTAGAGGATATAATAGATTCTGGTTTAACATTAAGTAATCTAGTTGCAGCTTTAAAAACTAGAAATCCAAAATCTTTAAAACTATGTACTCTACTTGACAAACCTCAGAGAAGAAAAGCTAATATACCTGTAGACTATGTTGGATTTGTTATAGAAGACAAATTTATTGTTGGTTATGGAATAGACTATGCTGAAAAGTATAGAAATTTACCTTATATAGGTATAGTTGAGGATGTAGAATAG
- a CDS encoding pyridoxal phosphate-dependent aminotransferase — MSTNHGANLYSLSSKYGFSKEEFMDFSSNINPFGTSSLAKQYIVNNIDMVSMYPDPDYIDLKTSISNYCKCSIDNIVLGSGATELISSFIHTINPKQALLLSPAYSEYEKELSKINCSIEKYFAKEEDNFHINLENLIKTINAKDYDLVVICNPSNPTGFAFTKVEVREILKNTDSFLMIDETYVEFTDTDTYSCTQLVDDYSNLFVIRGTSKFFSTPGIRLGYGLISNTNVKNEINKNLDLWNINIIASKMGEIMFSDLDFISNTISLMNTERDYLLKELKNIKSLDIYNTKGNFILCKIKTKELTAKSLREQLLPQKIIIRDCCSFEGLDEYFFRVCILKPNENKLLISSLKAIFK, encoded by the coding sequence ATGAGCACAAACCATGGAGCTAATTTATATAGTTTATCTAGTAAGTATGGCTTTTCAAAGGAAGAATTTATGGATTTTAGCTCAAATATAAATCCTTTTGGTACATCAAGTTTAGCCAAACAATACATTGTAAACAATATAGATATGGTATCTATGTATCCTGACCCTGATTACATAGACTTAAAAACTTCTATATCCAATTACTGCAAATGTTCTATAGATAATATAGTACTTGGCAGTGGAGCTACAGAACTAATTTCATCATTTATACATACAATTAATCCTAAACAAGCTCTTTTACTCTCTCCAGCCTATTCAGAGTATGAAAAAGAGTTATCTAAAATTAATTGTTCTATAGAAAAATACTTTGCAAAAGAAGAAGATAATTTTCATATAAATTTAGAAAATCTTATAAAAACTATCAATGCTAAAGATTATGATTTGGTAGTAATCTGTAATCCTAGTAATCCAACTGGATTTGCATTTACTAAAGTAGAAGTGAGAGAAATTTTAAAAAATACAGACTCATTTTTAATGATTGATGAGACTTATGTAGAGTTTACTGATACAGATACATACTCTTGTACTCAATTAGTTGATGATTATTCTAATTTATTCGTTATAAGAGGTACATCAAAATTTTTTTCAACGCCTGGAATAAGGCTTGGATATGGTCTTATATCTAACACTAATGTCAAAAATGAAATAAATAAAAATCTAGATTTATGGAATATAAACATAATAGCTTCTAAAATGGGTGAAATCATGTTTAGTGATTTAGATTTTATATCAAATACTATTTCCTTAATGAACACTGAAAGAGATTACCTGCTTAAAGAGCTTAAGAATATAAAAAGCTTAGATATATACAATACTAAAGGTAATTTCATATTGTGTAAAATCAAGACAAAGGAATTGACTGCTAAATCTCTTCGAGAGCAACTGCTCCCACAAAAAATAATAATAAGAGATTGTTGTTCATTTGAAGGTCTAGATGAGTATTTCTTTAGAGTATGTATATTAAAACCTAATGAAAATAAATTATTAATATCATCTCTTAAAGCAATTTTTAAATAA
- a CDS encoding dicarboxylate/amino acid:cation symporter: MKKKIGLVPKLIIGIIVGILIGSYAPEIIVQILVTVSTLFSAFLKFVIPFIIIGFVTAGIADLATGAGKLLGITTGIAYGSTLIAGLLSFAVSTLIFPNFIDASVASQIGDPEAGMLAPIFTIPLEPMVDVTAAIVFAFVMGLGISALRNHGKGETLFNFFQEFQGIVTKTLSTVIIPLLPLYIAGTFANITIAGEVWTILGVFWKVYLVVIPLHFVYMACQFTAAGVFSGKNPVRMLKNQVPGYLTAIGTQSSAATIPVNVGCAEKNGVSKQIREFVVPLCATIHLSGSMISITGFTTAVLMMNGMPHGIGVLFPYIAMLGIAMVAAPGAPGGAIMSALPFLPMVGIPSDGGLASLMIALYLTQDSFGTACNVSGDNAIAVVVDKINDGMSKKGNKEEQSA, from the coding sequence ATGAAGAAAAAAATAGGTTTAGTGCCCAAACTAATCATCGGTATCATAGTCGGTATTTTAATCGGAAGTTATGCACCAGAAATAATAGTACAAATATTAGTAACAGTTAGTACTTTATTCTCAGCATTCCTAAAATTTGTTATACCATTTATAATTATAGGTTTTGTAACAGCAGGTATAGCTGATTTAGCAACAGGTGCAGGAAAGTTATTGGGGATAACTACGGGAATAGCATATGGTTCTACCTTAATAGCAGGATTATTATCATTTGCAGTATCTACATTAATCTTCCCAAATTTTATTGATGCAAGTGTTGCAAGTCAAATTGGAGACCCAGAGGCAGGAATGTTAGCTCCAATATTCACAATTCCATTAGAGCCTATGGTAGATGTAACAGCTGCAATCGTATTTGCATTTGTAATGGGACTTGGAATATCAGCTTTAAGAAATCATGGAAAAGGAGAGACTTTATTTAATTTCTTCCAAGAATTTCAAGGAATCGTAACGAAAACGTTGTCAACAGTGATTATACCTTTATTACCTTTATACATAGCAGGAACTTTTGCAAATATAACTATAGCAGGGGAAGTATGGACAATATTAGGGGTATTCTGGAAAGTATACTTAGTAGTAATACCTTTACATTTTGTATATATGGCATGTCAATTCACAGCAGCAGGTGTATTTTCAGGAAAAAATCCAGTAAGAATGTTAAAAAATCAAGTACCTGGATATTTAACAGCTATAGGAACTCAATCTTCAGCAGCAACTATACCAGTTAATGTTGGTTGTGCAGAAAAAAATGGAGTAAGTAAGCAAATAAGAGAATTTGTTGTACCTCTTTGTGCAACAATACATTTATCAGGTAGTATGATATCAATAACAGGATTTACAACTGCAGTTTTAATGATGAATGGTATGCCACATGGAATAGGTGTATTATTCCCTTATATTGCAATGTTAGGTATAGCAATGGTTGCAGCACCAGGAGCACCAGGTGGGGCTATAATGAGTGCACTTCCTTTCCTACCAATGGTTGGAATACCATCAGATGGTGGGCTTGCAAGTTTAATGATAGCTTTATACTTAACTCAAGACAGTTTTGGTACAGCATGTAATGTATCAGGAGATAATGCAATAGCAGTAGTAGTAGATAAAATAAATGATGGAATGAGTAAAAAAGGAAACAAAGAAGAGCAAAGTGCTTAG
- a CDS encoding YkvA family protein, with translation MEFLKIIINIVLDILKKILVRFKNAKFGLVFVFDLLKLPDFMTDKRINIVDKIKVISVLIFTISYFVSGVDIIPEMIAGAFGFIDDAIVLIWSIGIVNEEINKYRVITKKDKHSNIIENVEFSIKDEEE, from the coding sequence ATGGAGTTTTTAAAAATAATCATTAATATAGTTTTAGATATTTTAAAAAAAATTTTGGTCAGATTTAAAAATGCTAAATTTGGTTTGGTTTTTGTATTTGATTTACTTAAACTACCTGATTTTATGACAGATAAAAGAATCAATATAGTTGATAAAATAAAGGTAATTTCTGTATTAATTTTTACTATATCCTACTTTGTATCTGGGGTTGATATAATTCCAGAGATGATTGCAGGGGCATTTGGTTTTATAGATGATGCTATAGTTTTAATTTGGAGTATAGGTATAGTGAATGAAGAAATTAATAAGTATAGAGTTATCACAAAAAAAGATAAACATTCAAATATAATTGAAAATGTAGAATTTTCTATAAAAGATGAAGAAGAATAA
- the asnA gene encoding aspartate--ammonia ligase yields the protein MSTIIPKDYKSSLNVIDTQIAIKKLKDFFEMRLSNELNLIRVSSPLFVLPETGANDNLNGEKAVSFDIPFMNKNAEIVQSLAKWKRLALKKYGFEVGSGLYTDMNAIRKNEELDNIHSLYVDQWDWELVIDKSSRNEKTLKDVVKRLYGVFKDTEIFVCSMYEGIKEILPEEITFITSQELEDMYPELSPKEREDKIVKEKKAVFITQIGKTLISGEKHDGRSPDYDDWELNGDILFYNPVLDSALELSSMGIRVDEESLDRQLKLAGCEERKEFDYHKMLLNGELPYTIGGGIGQSRICMYFLQKAHIGEVQVGVWPQDMIQNCSSAGIELL from the coding sequence ATGAGCACAATAATACCAAAGGATTATAAAAGTAGTTTGAACGTAATTGATACACAAATAGCTATAAAAAAATTAAAAGATTTTTTTGAAATGAGACTAAGTAATGAATTAAATCTTATAAGAGTTTCTTCTCCGTTATTTGTATTGCCAGAAACAGGTGCAAATGATAATTTAAATGGAGAAAAGGCTGTAAGCTTTGATATACCATTTATGAATAAAAATGCAGAAATTGTTCAATCACTTGCAAAATGGAAAAGATTAGCCCTTAAAAAATATGGGTTTGAAGTTGGTAGTGGTTTATATACAGATATGAATGCAATAAGAAAAAATGAAGAATTAGACAATATACATTCTCTTTATGTAGACCAATGGGATTGGGAATTGGTTATAGATAAAAGTAGTAGAAATGAAAAGACTCTAAAAGATGTTGTAAAAAGATTGTATGGAGTATTTAAAGATACTGAAATTTTTGTATGTAGTATGTATGAAGGTATAAAAGAAATATTACCAGAAGAAATAACTTTTATAACATCACAAGAGTTAGAAGATATGTATCCAGAATTATCACCAAAGGAAAGAGAAGATAAAATTGTAAAAGAGAAGAAAGCAGTATTTATAACTCAAATAGGAAAAACATTAATATCAGGAGAAAAACATGATGGAAGAAGTCCTGATTATGATGATTGGGAATTGAATGGGGATATATTATTTTACAATCCTGTTTTAGATTCAGCATTAGAATTATCTTCAATGGGAATTAGAGTTGATGAAGAATCTCTTGATAGACAATTGAAACTTGCTGGATGTGAAGAGAGAAAAGAGTTTGACTATCATAAGATGCTTTTAAATGGCGAACTTCCGTATACAATTGGTGGAGGAATTGGTCAGTCAAGAATATGTATGTATTTCTTACAAAAAGCTCATATAGGAGAAGTACAAGTTGGAGTATGGCCACAGGATATGATTCAAAATTGTAGTAGTGCAGGAATTGAATTATTATAA
- a CDS encoding MalY/PatB family protein yields MSKYNFDRVIDRVGTDCVKWDFRTNCSTKAQKDGLPFWIADMDFECAEPIIEVLRKKVEHKIFGYSSNDSDKYFNAVCDWYKRRFNWEINRKDIIFSPGVVPAVAILVRILTNSNEGVIVQKPVYYPFEAKIKSNNRDVVNNPLIYENGTYRMDYDDLEEKAKCSNNKVLILCSPHNPVGRVWREDELKKVVEICKKYDLWIIADEIHSDLIRKGFKHTPLQSLCPEYKDKIVTCIAPSKTFNLAGMQLSNIIVNNDELKKKYQEEVTAVGVATSPNPFAIVATIAAYNESEDWLNELNDYLDNNIQFIDEYLKENLPKVKLVYPEGTYLAWLDFTAYGLNEVELEDLMFKKANVLFDEGYIFGKEGIGFERINVACPQSLLKECMDRLKTIFENL; encoded by the coding sequence ATGAGTAAGTATAATTTTGACAGAGTAATAGATAGAGTAGGAACAGATTGTGTAAAATGGGATTTTAGAACTAATTGTTCAACAAAAGCACAAAAAGATGGTTTGCCTTTTTGGATTGCTGATATGGATTTTGAATGTGCAGAACCAATAATAGAAGTATTACGTAAAAAAGTTGAACATAAAATATTTGGATATAGTTCAAATGATAGTGATAAATACTTTAATGCAGTTTGTGATTGGTATAAAAGGAGATTTAACTGGGAAATAAATAGAAAAGATATTATTTTTAGTCCTGGTGTTGTACCTGCTGTTGCTATTTTAGTAAGAATATTAACTAATTCTAATGAAGGTGTAATAGTCCAAAAACCAGTGTATTACCCATTTGAAGCTAAGATAAAGAGCAATAATAGGGATGTTGTAAACAATCCTCTGATATATGAGAATGGTACTTATAGGATGGATTATGATGATTTAGAAGAAAAAGCTAAGTGTAGCAACAATAAAGTACTGATACTTTGTAGTCCTCACAACCCTGTTGGAAGAGTTTGGAGAGAAGATGAATTAAAAAAGGTTGTAGAAATATGTAAAAAATATGACCTATGGATAATAGCTGATGAGATACATTCTGATTTAATTAGAAAAGGATTTAAACATACTCCTTTACAGTCATTATGCCCAGAGTACAAGGATAAAATAGTTACATGTATAGCTCCAAGTAAAACATTTAATCTGGCAGGAATGCAGTTGTCTAATATAATAGTGAATAATGATGAACTAAAAAAGAAATATCAAGAAGAGGTTACAGCTGTTGGAGTTGCAACTTCACCAAATCCCTTTGCTATTGTAGCTACAATAGCAGCATATAATGAAAGTGAAGACTGGCTTAATGAATTAAATGATTACTTAGATAATAATATACAATTTATTGATGAATACTTAAAAGAAAACCTACCAAAAGTAAAACTTGTTTATCCAGAAGGAACATATCTAGCATGGTTAGATTTTACTGCTTATGGATTAAATGAAGTAGAACTTGAGGATTTAATGTTTAAAAAAGCTAATGTATTATTTGATGAAGGTTATATATTTGGAAAAGAAGGAATAGGATTTGAAAGAATAAATGTAGCTTGTCCACAGTCTTTATTAAAAGAATGTATGGACAGATTAAAGACTATATTTGAAAATTTATAA
- a CDS encoding M20 peptidase aminoacylase family protein produces METNKDYIEYVHKVYDYLHTIPEKGFEEYKTSEFVLKELEKMGFENINKGIAGTGIIVTIDSKKEGPVFAIRADMDALEFIIDGEKKMIHACGHDGHTSMLLTAAKLIKERNLVKRGKLKILFQPGEEKLYGALRVIDSGLLDDVEEMVGMHLRPGQDCRLGKAIPAMYHCASCIMEFTIKGITCHGSKPHLGVNAVDAVCLAVNAINAIRVNPAIPNSIKVTNISVKGETYNNIPDEAFMALDIRAESNDIIEELKEKAIHAVKTAVSSINAEAVLISKDGVPAAEFDEELVNLAEETIKDVLGADASIGIFKNSGGEDFHYYTQKLKCKTTYIGLGADATPGFHNPNVTFDTKALEYGVDIWCRLVEKRLG; encoded by the coding sequence ATGGAAACTAACAAAGACTATATTGAGTATGTACATAAAGTGTATGATTATCTACACACTATACCAGAAAAAGGATTTGAAGAATATAAGACATCAGAGTTTGTTTTAAAAGAGCTTGAAAAAATGGGGTTTGAAAATATTAATAAAGGAATTGCAGGAACTGGTATTATAGTAACTATAGATTCTAAAAAAGAAGGACCAGTATTTGCTATAAGAGCAGATATGGATGCATTGGAATTTATCATAGATGGAGAAAAGAAAATGATACATGCTTGTGGTCATGATGGTCATACTTCTATGCTTTTAACAGCTGCAAAGTTAATAAAAGAGAGAAATTTAGTAAAAAGAGGTAAGTTAAAAATACTTTTTCAACCAGGTGAAGAAAAATTATATGGAGCATTAAGAGTAATTGATTCTGGTTTGTTGGATGATGTAGAAGAAATGGTAGGGATGCATTTAAGACCTGGACAAGATTGTAGGTTGGGAAAGGCGATACCTGCAATGTACCATTGTGCTAGCTGTATAATGGAATTTACGATTAAAGGTATCACTTGTCATGGTTCTAAACCACATTTAGGAGTAAATGCAGTAGATGCTGTCTGTTTAGCAGTGAATGCAATAAATGCAATAAGAGTAAATCCAGCTATACCAAATTCTATAAAAGTAACAAATATATCAGTTAAGGGAGAAACTTATAATAATATACCAGATGAAGCATTTATGGCTTTAGATATAAGGGCAGAAAGTAATGATATAATAGAAGAATTAAAAGAAAAAGCAATACATGCTGTAAAAACTGCTGTAAGTTCTATAAATGCAGAAGCTGTACTAATTTCCAAAGATGGAGTACCAGCAGCAGAATTTGATGAAGAACTTGTAAACTTGGCTGAAGAAACTATAAAAGATGTATTGGGAGCTGATGCATCTATAGGTATATTTAAAAATTCTGGTGGAGAAGATTTCCATTATTATACACAAAAACTAAAATGTAAAACTACATATATTGGATTAGGAGCTGATGCTACACCAGGATTTCATAATCCAAATGTAACATTTGATACGAAAGCTTTAGAATATGGTGTAGATATATGGTGTAGATTGGTTGAAAAGAGATTGGGATAA
- a CDS encoding YjiG family protein, protein MSEVAKKEVKVKKGNVIDAFIGGARNGFQISTNSMAPNVIFGFAIISVFNLTGLLDVIGTIFTPVMSIFGLPGVAATAIMTIFISMGGASGVIAGLFTAGQISQAHVAILLPMLLLSGAQIQFMGRLLGTAELKTKYYPHMFVIATLNGCIAMLIMNYFVV, encoded by the coding sequence ATGAGTGAGGTAGCAAAAAAAGAAGTAAAAGTTAAAAAAGGAAATGTGATAGATGCGTTTATTGGAGGAGCTAGAAATGGATTCCAAATAAGTACAAATTCAATGGCTCCAAATGTCATCTTCGGTTTTGCTATAATTTCTGTGTTCAATTTAACAGGTCTTTTGGATGTAATAGGGACAATATTTACACCTGTAATGAGTATCTTTGGACTTCCAGGTGTTGCAGCAACAGCTATAATGACAATATTTATATCAATGGGAGGAGCATCTGGAGTAATCGCAGGTTTATTTACAGCAGGTCAAATAAGTCAAGCACATGTTGCAATTCTATTGCCAATGTTATTGCTTTCAGGAGCGCAGATACAATTTATGGGGAGACTTTTAGGAACAGCTGAGTTAAAAACTAAATATTATCCACATATGTTTGTTATAGCAACTTTAAATGGTTGTATTGCAATGCTTATAATGAATTATTTCGTAGTATAG
- a CDS encoding nucleoside recognition domain-containing protein yields the protein MSKLESTTEKVEVKWYGYVALILGALFFSGIFKDAPGPLKVLDFNNVLGSFGTLGTINDGVGTLAANFRGDGGTGPRDGWLYALTLIPSVMFALGVVRVIDHLDGMKAAQKLLSPLLKPLLGLPGFAGLTLIASLQSTDAAASMTKELKDDGYIDEKQKAVFCAFQFSGASAITNFFASGAALFPFIGDVPIFIPLALILIMKFVGANLLRLYLNKFDKGEA from the coding sequence ATGAGTAAATTAGAATCAACAACAGAAAAAGTTGAGGTAAAATGGTATGGGTATGTAGCATTAATATTGGGAGCATTATTTTTTTCAGGAATATTTAAAGATGCACCAGGACCATTAAAAGTATTGGATTTTAACAATGTATTAGGTTCTTTTGGAACATTGGGAACAATTAATGATGGTGTAGGTACATTAGCTGCAAACTTTAGAGGTGATGGAGGTACTGGCCCTCGAGATGGATGGCTATATGCATTGACATTAATACCATCAGTTATGTTTGCACTTGGAGTAGTTAGAGTTATAGACCACTTAGATGGAATGAAGGCAGCTCAAAAGCTTCTTAGTCCACTATTAAAGCCATTATTAGGGTTACCTGGATTTGCAGGACTAACTTTGATAGCTAGTTTACAGTCTACAGATGCAGCTGCATCTATGACTAAAGAACTTAAAGATGATGGGTATATAGATGAAAAACAAAAAGCTGTATTTTGTGCATTTCAATTTTCAGGTGCGTCTGCAATTACGAATTTCTTTGCTTCTGGAGCAGCACTATTTCCATTTATAGGAGATGTACCAATATTTATACCACTTGCTTTAATATTAATTATGAAGTTTGTTGGGGCGAACTTACTTAGATTATATTTAAATAAATTTGACAAGGGGGAAGCTTAA